The uncultured Desulfuromonas sp. genome has a segment encoding these proteins:
- a CDS encoding 16S rRNA (uracil(1498)-N(3))-methyltransferase produces MRRFFVPQITLTQACADLPRDVAHHIGSVLRLRQGDRIVLCDGRGDCAECRIDEVSPKRCRVTCLRQWTEQETALPVSLIQGLPHSDKLDLILQKTTELGVRRVLPVRCQRCQYPIAPAKAMRKLERWQKIAAEAARQSERSWLPEVAALCSFDEAVRHCDADLKLVLWEQADQPLHHVLPEKVPDHVAVVVGPEGGLTEEEVALATQHGFVAVGLGPRILRTETAGMALMAILQYQYGDLNRIPREQIVAE; encoded by the coding sequence ATGCGGCGTTTTTTTGTTCCTCAGATCACATTGACCCAAGCCTGTGCAGATCTTCCCCGAGATGTCGCCCATCATATCGGCAGCGTGTTACGTTTACGTCAAGGGGACCGGATTGTCCTCTGTGATGGCCGTGGCGACTGTGCGGAATGCCGGATAGACGAGGTCTCACCGAAACGGTGTCGTGTCACATGCCTCCGGCAGTGGACGGAGCAGGAGACCGCATTGCCGGTGAGCCTGATTCAAGGCCTGCCACACAGTGATAAACTGGATCTGATTCTGCAGAAAACCACTGAGCTTGGCGTCCGGCGGGTCCTGCCGGTGCGTTGTCAACGCTGTCAATATCCCATTGCTCCAGCCAAAGCGATGCGTAAACTCGAGCGCTGGCAGAAGATTGCCGCCGAAGCAGCTCGCCAGTCGGAACGGTCCTGGTTGCCCGAGGTGGCAGCCTTGTGTTCTTTTGACGAGGCGGTGCGGCACTGTGATGCGGATCTGAAGTTGGTGTTGTGGGAACAGGCCGATCAGCCGCTGCACCATGTTCTGCCGGAAAAGGTTCCTGACCATGTTGCCGTGGTGGTGGGCCCGGAGGGCGGACTGACGGAAGAGGAGGTTGCCCTGGCCACACAACACGGCTTTGTCGCCGTCGGTCTTGGTCCACGTATTTTGAGAACGGAAACTGCCGGGATGGCGTTGATGGCTATCTTGCAGTATCAATACGGTGATCTGAATCGAATCCCGCGTGAGCAGATTGTTGCGGAGTGA
- a CDS encoding RDD family protein, which produces MRCPHCGYHSFDELSACKKCGKPLLARHTAGAAGAANEGELFSPEELKKRAEIFSTPVTGLSGMSPLRAVEKQRRNEPDAEQMALPSFLLDDPHETTNNWEGWSSADPEELPVHLLWRRSLATLVDMVAVVGLLALFAVVAWQLQGWTQEQWLEQLRQDTLLRLACYLLTVLTAFVYFFLGHYAHGQTLGKVLFAVQVVSDDGAPLTMAQTVLRSTGSVLSLLCLGAGFIAIWRDEQQRGWSDRLAGTRIVDRHERDAEALSQTTTEEAQ; this is translated from the coding sequence ATGCGTTGCCCCCATTGTGGTTATCACAGCTTCGATGAATTGAGTGCCTGCAAAAAATGCGGCAAACCATTGCTGGCACGCCATACTGCGGGAGCGGCCGGCGCAGCGAACGAGGGTGAGCTGTTCAGCCCCGAAGAATTGAAGAAACGCGCGGAAATTTTTTCTACACCCGTAACCGGTCTGTCCGGGATGTCGCCGTTGCGTGCCGTTGAAAAACAGCGCAGGAATGAGCCTGATGCGGAACAGATGGCGCTGCCTTCTTTTCTTCTTGATGATCCCCATGAAACAACCAATAACTGGGAAGGCTGGTCCTCGGCGGATCCGGAAGAGTTGCCTGTCCATCTGTTGTGGCGCCGCTCCCTGGCAACGCTGGTCGATATGGTGGCCGTGGTCGGCTTGCTGGCGTTGTTCGCTGTCGTAGCCTGGCAACTACAGGGGTGGACACAGGAGCAATGGCTTGAACAGTTGCGTCAGGATACGCTGTTACGATTAGCCTGCTACCTGCTGACCGTGTTGACGGCGTTTGTCTATTTTTTTCTCGGCCACTACGCCCACGGTCAAACGCTGGGCAAGGTCCTCTTTGCCGTGCAGGTGGTCAGCGACGATGGCGCACCGTTGACCATGGCGCAAACCGTATTACGCTCCACGGGAAGTGTGTTATCGTTGTTGTGCTTGGGCGCCGGATTTATCGCCATCTGGCGTGATGAGCAACAGCGCGGCTGGAGTGATCGTCTGGCCGGCACCCGGATTGTTGATCGTCACGAACGCGACGCGGAAGCGTTGTCGCAGACAACGACGGAGGAGGCGCAATGA
- the dapF gene encoding diaminopimelate epimerase, translating into MKFIKMHGAGNDYVYVDGFQQTVPHPEELAVKISDRHFGVGSDGLILILPSDCADARMRMFNADGSEAQMCGNGIRCVAKYLCDQQPERDPRLTIETLAGVLTVEVVADAHNSAVSQVTVNMGQPRLQRQHIPMTGPLQEHALDIAISVEDHTFAASCVSMGNPHCVVYVDEVEQFDVAYWGALLENHPLFPERINVEFVEIVSATEVRQRTWERGAGETLACGTGASAVTVAGFLTGRTQRTIRNHLRGGMLTLEYRADETVMMTGPAEQVFTGDYPWPEA; encoded by the coding sequence ATGAAATTTATCAAAATGCATGGAGCCGGCAACGATTACGTGTATGTCGACGGGTTTCAACAGACCGTGCCCCATCCCGAAGAGCTGGCTGTAAAGATCAGTGATCGCCATTTTGGGGTCGGTTCGGATGGGCTGATTCTGATTCTGCCGTCGGACTGTGCCGATGCGCGTATGCGCATGTTCAATGCGGATGGCAGCGAAGCGCAGATGTGCGGCAACGGCATCCGGTGCGTGGCCAAGTACCTGTGTGATCAGCAGCCGGAACGTGATCCACGCCTGACCATTGAAACCCTGGCCGGCGTGTTGACGGTCGAGGTGGTCGCGGATGCGCACAACTCCGCCGTCAGTCAGGTGACGGTCAATATGGGCCAGCCGCGTTTGCAACGTCAGCATATCCCCATGACCGGCCCGCTGCAGGAGCACGCCCTGGATATCGCCATCAGCGTCGAAGACCACACCTTTGCCGCCAGCTGTGTGTCCATGGGCAACCCCCACTGCGTGGTTTATGTCGATGAGGTCGAGCAGTTTGATGTCGCCTATTGGGGCGCACTGCTGGAAAATCATCCCCTGTTTCCCGAACGGATTAATGTCGAATTTGTCGAAATTGTCTCCGCCACGGAAGTGCGCCAGCGCACCTGGGAGCGTGGCGCCGGTGAAACCCTCGCCTGTGGTACCGGGGCTTCGGCGGTCACTGTGGCCGGATTTCTCACCGGGCGCACCCAGCGCACCATCCGCAATCATCTGCGTGGCGGGATGTTGACCCTGGAATATCGTGCCGATGAAACCGTGATGATGACCGGTCCGGCTGAACAGGTGTTCACCGGTGATTATCCCTGGCCGGAGGCCTGA
- a CDS encoding pyrimidine 5'-nucleotidase, whose amino-acid sequence MDAVFFDLDNTLYSAEHNLFNLIDVRINRYMREVVGIAPERVDALRRHYWVVYGVTLQGLIQEYGADAEHYLDYVHDIDVPSRLRPDPVLEQELTRIRARKFVFTNGSRDHAERVLGCLGIERCFEAIYDIRVSNYIPKPQESPYQAVLKASGVSPQCSIMVEDSVPNLHTAARLGMKTILVGGSGEEAGNFDAVTATASEAARVVQQWQGDA is encoded by the coding sequence ATGGACGCCGTTTTCTTCGATCTCGACAATACCCTCTACAGTGCGGAGCACAATCTGTTCAACCTGATTGACGTGCGTATCAACCGTTACATGCGCGAAGTGGTCGGCATTGCGCCGGAGCGGGTCGACGCGTTGCGGCGTCATTACTGGGTCGTGTACGGCGTCACCTTGCAGGGATTGATTCAGGAATATGGTGCGGATGCGGAGCATTATCTCGATTATGTGCATGATATTGATGTGCCCAGCCGCCTGCGTCCCGATCCGGTTCTCGAACAGGAGTTGACGCGAATCCGTGCCCGAAAATTTGTCTTTACCAACGGCAGTCGTGATCATGCTGAGCGGGTGCTCGGTTGTCTGGGCATTGAGCGCTGCTTTGAAGCCATTTATGATATCCGGGTGAGCAATTATATTCCGAAACCCCAGGAATCTCCCTATCAGGCCGTGCTCAAGGCCAGTGGTGTGTCGCCCCAGTGCAGTATCATGGTCGAAGATTCCGTTCCTAACTTGCACACCGCCGCCCGCTTGGGGATGAAGACCATCCTGGTCGGCGGCAGTGGCGAGGAGGCGGGCAACTTCGATGCCGTAACCGCCACAGCCAGTGAAGCCGCCCGGGTGGTGCAACAATGGCAGGGGGATGCATGA
- the dtd gene encoding D-aminoacyl-tRNA deacylase yields the protein MRAVLQRVTQAAVKVDGDTTGAIEQGILVLLGVAQEDSLTDVDYLVDKVANLRIFEDEAGKMNLSLEQIDGKVLAVSQFTLLADCRKGRRPGFSAAAQPKEADALYQAFVERLRQRGIVVECGVFQADMKVSLINDGPVTLLLDSRKEF from the coding sequence ATGAGAGCGGTACTGCAACGGGTGACGCAGGCTGCTGTCAAGGTGGATGGTGACACCACCGGGGCCATTGAACAGGGCATTCTCGTGTTGCTGGGTGTGGCTCAGGAAGACAGCCTGACGGATGTTGATTATCTGGTCGATAAAGTGGCCAACCTGCGTATTTTTGAAGATGAGGCCGGCAAAATGAACCTGTCGCTGGAGCAGATCGACGGCAAGGTGTTGGCGGTGTCCCAGTTTACCCTGTTGGCTGATTGCCGCAAAGGGCGCCGTCCGGGGTTTTCCGCTGCGGCGCAACCGAAGGAGGCGGATGCTCTGTATCAGGCGTTCGTGGAACGTTTGCGTCAGCGCGGGATTGTCGTCGAATGCGGGGTGTTCCAGGCTGACATGAAAGTATCATTGATTAACGATGGACCGGTGACCCTGTTGCTGGACAGTCGTAAGGAGTTTTGA
- the yjgA gene encoding ribosome biogenesis factor YjgA: MDEVMVPSRSAKKRAAKEIEQMAGELADMPDAQVAQLPLSDALAQALAEVRQTWGHGSRKRQLKFFSGLLRREPEQCEELRAFLAGEHQQLLDQNRRTHHLEQLRERLCDVTQRADALTEVQELLPLVDMAELKKWLNSYRGPQDKRAYRQVFRLLRAAGDAEEDS; the protein is encoded by the coding sequence GTGGATGAGGTGATGGTGCCGAGCCGGTCAGCCAAAAAAAGGGCCGCCAAGGAAATTGAACAGATGGCCGGGGAATTGGCGGATATGCCGGATGCCCAGGTGGCTCAACTGCCGTTGAGTGATGCTCTGGCCCAGGCTCTGGCTGAGGTGCGGCAGACCTGGGGCCACGGATCGCGTAAACGCCAGCTGAAGTTTTTTTCCGGCTTGTTACGCCGTGAGCCGGAGCAGTGCGAAGAGTTGCGGGCCTTTCTGGCCGGTGAACACCAGCAGCTGTTGGATCAAAATCGTCGTACCCATCATCTTGAACAGTTGCGTGAACGATTGTGTGATGTGACTCAACGGGCTGACGCCCTGACTGAAGTACAAGAGCTGTTGCCGCTTGTGGATATGGCGGAATTGAAAAAGTGGCTCAACAGTTATCGCGGTCCGCAGGACAAGCGTGCCTACCGTCAGGTATTTCGACTGCTGCGTGCCGCCGGCGATGCGGAAGAAGACTCCTGA
- the trxA gene encoding thioredoxin TrxA: MANDNVVQFTDDNFDAEVLKADQPVLVDFWATWCAPCKAISPVIDELANQFSGRVKIGKVNVDENPNTPGQYGVRGIPTLVLFKNGEVVDQLVGAIPKNQLEEFINKAL, from the coding sequence ATGGCAAACGATAACGTTGTACAGTTTACCGATGATAATTTTGATGCGGAAGTTCTCAAGGCTGACCAGCCCGTGCTGGTTGACTTCTGGGCCACCTGGTGCGCCCCTTGTAAAGCGATCTCTCCGGTAATTGATGAGCTGGCCAATCAATTCAGTGGTCGGGTCAAAATCGGCAAGGTCAATGTGGATGAAAACCCCAACACCCCGGGCCAGTATGGTGTGCGCGGCATTCCGACTCTGGTGCTGTTTAAAAACGGGGAAGTGGTCGACCAGCTGGTTGGCGCGATTCCCAAAAACCAGCTTGAGGAATTCATCAACAAAGCGCTGTAA
- a CDS encoding SIS domain-containing protein — MSESKLFSLFQDHNQCLEEGLALCADVLDPLAATLAESFAQGQRLLIIGSGMMSPIAAAVAQAFAYQLNTERPPLPVVCVEPGAGVRSALAATEDYGQLYSGALQAVAREDDQLLIFDGTSDEAVTGAARTARDLDCAVTVFCAADSARWANIETDSLVILPDAAPGRRAELLLFLGHVLCQMVEGELFGL; from the coding sequence ATGTCTGAGAGTAAACTTTTTAGCCTGTTTCAGGATCATAATCAATGTCTCGAAGAGGGGTTGGCGCTGTGTGCCGATGTGCTTGATCCCTTGGCTGCAACCCTGGCGGAATCATTTGCTCAGGGCCAGCGACTGCTGATTATCGGCAGTGGCATGATGTCGCCGATCGCGGCGGCGGTCGCCCAGGCCTTTGCCTATCAACTCAATACCGAACGGCCCCCCTTGCCGGTCGTCTGTGTCGAGCCGGGGGCCGGGGTCCGCTCTGCCTTGGCGGCGACGGAGGACTACGGCCAGCTTTACAGTGGGGCCTTGCAGGCTGTTGCACGCGAGGACGATCAGCTGCTGATTTTTGACGGTACCTCGGATGAGGCCGTGACTGGTGCGGCGCGCACTGCCCGTGATCTGGACTGCGCCGTGACCGTATTTTGCGCAGCGGACTCGGCACGCTGGGCCAATATCGAAACCGATTCACTGGTGATTCTGCCGGATGCCGCGCCGGGACGTCGTGCCGAGTTGTTGTTGTTTCTCGGCCATGTGTTGTGTCAGATGGTTGAAGGAGAGTTGTTTGGCCTGTAA
- the ccsB gene encoding c-type cytochrome biogenesis protein CcsB, whose protein sequence is MSLNILLFKLTLVAYAVATALYVFSAVANKKGMDRWGRLTLMGAFALHTVTLIARYVEIGYTPVTNLHESLSFFAWALAGTFLVVDWRLRMVVLAATTCTLVLVMMLLGSLVPMHGQELNPALDSFWLPIHVTLAFLGNAVFTVAFVAAIFYLLQERMLKSKKFSALYYRLPSLETLDMINYRCLTFGFPLMTMGIISGAVWAEAAWGTYWSWDPKESWALITWFLYAALLHGRLTTGWRGRRAAIFAIIGFAFLLFTFLGVNLLLPGLHSYSSMNG, encoded by the coding sequence ATGAGCTTGAATATCCTGTTGTTTAAGCTGACGTTAGTGGCCTATGCGGTGGCAACAGCTCTGTATGTTTTCAGTGCCGTCGCCAACAAAAAAGGCATGGATCGCTGGGGGCGCCTGACCTTGATGGGCGCGTTTGCCCTGCACACCGTCACGCTGATTGCCCGCTATGTTGAGATCGGCTATACCCCGGTAACCAACCTTCATGAGTCGTTGTCATTTTTTGCCTGGGCGCTGGCCGGAACCTTCTTGGTCGTGGACTGGAGGCTGCGCATGGTGGTTCTGGCGGCGACCACCTGTACTCTTGTCCTGGTGATGATGTTGCTCGGCAGCCTGGTGCCCATGCATGGCCAGGAACTCAATCCGGCCCTCGACAGTTTCTGGTTGCCGATCCATGTCACCCTGGCCTTTCTCGGCAATGCGGTGTTTACCGTCGCCTTTGTCGCGGCGATTTTTTATCTGCTGCAGGAGAGGATGCTCAAGAGCAAGAAATTTTCCGCGCTTTACTATCGGCTGCCGTCCCTGGAAACCCTCGATATGATCAATTATCGTTGCCTGACTTTCGGCTTTCCCCTCATGACCATGGGCATCATTTCCGGTGCGGTGTGGGCTGAGGCGGCTTGGGGGACCTACTGGAGCTGGGATCCCAAGGAGTCCTGGGCGCTGATTACCTGGTTCTTGTACGCAGCCCTGCTGCATGGTCGTCTGACCACGGGCTGGCGCGGGCGGCGGGCGGCCATTTTTGCCATCATCGGCTTTGCTTTTCTGCTGTTTACCTTCCTCGGTGTCAATTTGTTGCTGCCGGGATTGCACAGCTACAGCTCCATGAATGGTTAA
- the hemA gene encoding glutamyl-tRNA reductase produces the protein MDIFVVGLSHKTAPVAVREKVAFAPENMQAPLEQLLTLPGIAEAVIVSTCNRVELYAVGPDALVGINQLKRFIATYHQLDEEALEEHLYSLSGDDAIRHVFKVTASLDSMVIGEPQILGQIKTAYGYAVEFKTVGLILNRFLHKAFSVAKRVRTETNIAGNAVSVSFAAVELARKIFGTIEGKTVMLVGAGEMCELAAKHFMNNGVERVLVTNRTFSRAEKLAEEFSGQAILFENFHDHLHQVDILLSSTGATTFIINPDQVNGALRQRKQRPMFFIDIAVPRDIDPRVNDINNAYLYDVDDLQGVVNANLKERKKEAAAAEEIIEHEIGQFRHWLGGLDVVPTIVALRRKVDEMRQAEVEKTFANLKHLTDKDRKAIAAMSNALINKILHPPTRVLKQAQKDNDAQPYVDALQTLFDLEVDAPEGEMKQMDGE, from the coding sequence ATGGATATCTTTGTTGTTGGATTAAGTCATAAAACGGCACCGGTTGCCGTGCGTGAGAAGGTGGCGTTTGCACCGGAAAACATGCAGGCGCCTCTCGAACAGCTGCTGACGCTGCCGGGAATTGCCGAGGCGGTGATCGTATCCACCTGTAATCGGGTGGAGCTTTATGCCGTGGGTCCGGATGCCCTGGTGGGCATCAACCAGCTCAAACGCTTTATAGCCACCTATCATCAACTCGATGAGGAGGCCCTCGAAGAACATCTCTACAGTCTCAGTGGCGATGACGCCATTCGGCACGTTTTTAAGGTCACGGCCAGTCTGGACTCCATGGTGATCGGTGAGCCGCAGATTCTTGGACAGATCAAGACCGCCTATGGCTATGCCGTTGAATTTAAGACCGTTGGTCTGATTCTCAACCGTTTTTTGCACAAGGCGTTTTCGGTCGCCAAGCGTGTGCGTACCGAAACCAATATTGCCGGCAACGCCGTGTCGGTCTCGTTTGCCGCCGTGGAGCTGGCGCGTAAGATCTTCGGCACCATTGAAGGCAAGACCGTCATGCTGGTGGGCGCCGGTGAGATGTGTGAGCTGGCCGCCAAGCATTTTATGAATAATGGTGTCGAGCGGGTGTTGGTTACCAACCGCACCTTTTCCCGTGCTGAGAAATTGGCCGAGGAATTTTCCGGCCAGGCCATTCTGTTTGAAAATTTCCATGATCACCTCCATCAGGTGGACATCCTGCTCTCGTCCACCGGGGCCACCACGTTCATTATCAATCCGGATCAGGTCAACGGGGCATTACGCCAGCGCAAGCAGCGGCCGATGTTTTTCATCGACATTGCCGTGCCGCGTGATATTGACCCGCGGGTCAATGATATCAACAACGCCTACCTCTATGATGTCGATGATCTACAGGGTGTGGTTAATGCCAACCTCAAGGAGCGCAAGAAAGAGGCGGCCGCCGCCGAAGAGATCATCGAGCATGAGATTGGCCAATTCCGGCACTGGTTGGGTGGATTGGATGTCGTGCCGACCATTGTCGCTCTACGACGCAAAGTTGATGAGATGCGTCAGGCCGAGGTGGAAAAAACCTTTGCGAATCTCAAGCACTTGACTGACAAAGATCGCAAAGCGATTGCCGCTATGAGCAATGCCCTGATCAACAAGATTCTCCATCCGCCGACCCGGGTACTCAAGCAGGCGCAGAAAGACAACGATGCCCAGCCTTATGTCGATGCCTTGCAGACCCTGTTTGACCTTGAGGTCGACGCTCCCGAAGGCGAAATGAAACAGATGGATGGCGAATAG
- a CDS encoding uroporphyrinogen-III synthase codes for MAALPLTGKRVLVTRAAHQAQSFVRLLEAQGATAITCPLIEIVAPTSWQPLDEALAQLADYDDLILTSVNAVEMVFGRLKKLAVPQTVLEGVRLVCVGPKTAKSLQRYGYQPDLQPEEYRAEAVVAALTAQGVVGRKVLYPRAELARDLIPSSLTQAGARVDDPIAYRTLPAQDSAVRIRTLLREQAVDVVTFSSSSSVDNFVALLGDEALPLTRQVVLASIGPLTTATAVQHGLAIAVEPAQYTLDGLVQALIDYFNPSGHTG; via the coding sequence ATGGCTGCTTTGCCGTTAACTGGAAAGAGAGTCCTGGTTACTCGGGCGGCTCATCAGGCGCAAAGCTTTGTGCGTCTGCTCGAAGCCCAGGGTGCCACGGCCATTACCTGTCCGTTGATCGAAATCGTTGCACCGACCAGCTGGCAGCCGCTGGATGAGGCCTTGGCGCAGCTTGCCGACTATGATGATCTCATCCTGACCTCGGTGAATGCCGTTGAGATGGTCTTTGGCCGCTTGAAGAAACTCGCCGTGCCGCAGACGGTACTGGAGGGTGTGCGTCTGGTGTGCGTCGGACCGAAAACGGCCAAGTCTTTGCAGCGCTATGGGTATCAGCCGGACCTGCAGCCCGAGGAATATCGTGCCGAGGCGGTAGTGGCCGCTTTGACCGCGCAAGGCGTGGTCGGGCGCAAGGTGCTGTATCCCCGTGCCGAGCTGGCCCGCGATCTGATTCCGAGCAGCTTAACGCAAGCCGGTGCCCGGGTCGATGACCCGATCGCCTACCGGACCTTGCCGGCACAGGACAGTGCGGTGCGGATTCGCACCTTGCTTCGCGAACAGGCCGTGGATGTGGTGACGTTCAGTTCGTCCTCCAGTGTTGATAATTTTGTTGCTCTGCTCGGAGATGAGGCGCTGCCGCTGACCCGCCAGGTGGTTCTGGCATCCATCGGACCGCTGACCACGGCGACAGCCGTTCAACACGGTCTGGCCATTGCCGTTGAACCGGCGCAGTACACCCTGGACGGATTGGTCCAGGCGTTGATTGATTATTTTAACCCTTCCGGACATACCGGATAA
- the hemB gene encoding porphobilinogen synthase, which translates to MIFPEYRARRLRRGEVMRRMVRETHLRVDDLIYPMFSAFGSDIKQEIPSMPGIYQQSIEHIVAEAKEVYALGIPAVILFGIPEEKDPMGKDAYCDSGIIQETIRAIKKEVPGLMVITDVCMCEYTDHGHCGVIKDGDVDNDETLKLLAAEALSHAQAGADIVAPSDMMDGRIAAIRTILDNNDFSHIPIMSYSVKYASAYYGPFRDAADSTPQFGDRRSYQMDPANRIEAFREAALDVDECADFLMVKPALAYLDILRDIKERFDLPLVAYNVSGEYSMVKAAAEKGWIDHDRVVMETLIGMKRAGADLIITYHAKEAAQLLKG; encoded by the coding sequence ATGATTTTTCCTGAATATCGTGCCCGCCGCCTGCGGCGTGGCGAGGTGATGCGCCGCATGGTGCGCGAAACCCATTTGCGTGTTGACGATCTGATCTACCCCATGTTCAGTGCCTTTGGCAGCGATATCAAGCAGGAGATCCCCTCCATGCCCGGTATCTATCAGCAATCCATTGAACATATCGTTGCCGAAGCTAAAGAGGTCTATGCTCTGGGCATTCCTGCGGTCATTCTGTTCGGCATTCCCGAAGAGAAAGACCCCATGGGAAAAGACGCTTACTGCGACAGCGGCATCATTCAGGAAACCATCCGTGCCATCAAGAAAGAGGTGCCGGGGCTGATGGTGATCACCGATGTCTGCATGTGCGAGTACACCGATCACGGCCATTGCGGCGTGATCAAGGACGGTGATGTCGACAACGATGAAACCCTCAAGCTGCTGGCCGCCGAGGCCCTGTCCCATGCTCAGGCCGGTGCCGATATTGTCGCGCCCAGTGACATGATGGACGGCCGCATTGCCGCCATCCGCACAATTCTCGACAACAACGATTTCAGCCACATTCCGATCATGAGCTACTCGGTGAAATACGCCAGCGCCTACTACGGCCCGTTCCGTGATGCGGCCGATTCCACCCCGCAGTTCGGTGACCGACGCAGCTACCAGATGGATCCGGCCAACCGTATCGAGGCGTTTCGTGAAGCGGCGCTGGATGTCGATGAGTGTGCCGATTTTCTCATGGTCAAACCGGCTTTGGCCTATCTTGATATCCTGCGTGATATCAAGGAGCGCTTTGATCTGCCCCTGGTCGCTTACAACGTGTCCGGTGAGTATTCGATGGTCAAAGCGGCTGCGGAAAAAGGCTGGATCGATCATGATCGGGTGGTGATGGAAACCCTGATCGGCATGAAGCGTGCCGGAGCGGATCTGATCATTACTTATCACGCCAAAGAGGCCGCGCAGTTGCTCAAGGGGTGA
- a CDS encoding pitrilysin family protein: MSHEFQRFSLENGVRLLVTECTHLHRVEMVCYVGVGSRYETAAQAGLSHFLEHMMFRGNDRFASGPLIEQAFEAVGSTVNAATDAETTSYYASVHPDHVDEGGQLFADLLQTPLFEGLETERAIVLEEAMSDFNEHGEDICPDNLMGRMMWGEHPLAQPVIGFPQTIRTFQREDLVHWYQRYYTPDNLVICVAGPVDAQQVFKAVAHSWGAWQGQCQGNFERFSAQRVSGASSHSYWVKDSDSQVAIQLAWRTDGRHSSTSLGLRALRQVLGDGGACRLMQSLREDSGLTYSVDASLEEYADCGCFSIDLSTDPDNLVAVVEVLLKEAALVHQPVSEDELQRVVQRVHYRLDFSRDNVEDLASRYGWGELTGCMRTLADEARCWQSVNSASVLDAARTCLCPERMYFVCVGPWRNKDRERVEQLLAACALT; the protein is encoded by the coding sequence ATGAGTCATGAGTTTCAACGCTTTAGCTTAGAAAATGGCGTCCGTTTGCTGGTCACGGAGTGTACCCATCTGCATCGGGTGGAAATGGTGTGCTATGTGGGGGTCGGCAGCCGTTATGAAACCGCGGCGCAGGCCGGTCTTTCCCACTTCCTCGAACACATGATGTTTCGCGGCAATGACCGTTTTGCCAGCGGCCCACTCATTGAGCAGGCGTTTGAGGCGGTCGGCAGCACGGTCAATGCGGCAACCGATGCTGAAACGACCAGCTATTATGCCAGTGTTCATCCCGACCATGTCGATGAAGGGGGGCAGCTGTTTGCCGATCTGTTGCAGACGCCGCTTTTTGAGGGACTGGAAACGGAACGCGCCATTGTTCTCGAAGAGGCGATGAGCGACTTCAATGAACATGGCGAGGATATCTGCCCGGACAATCTGATGGGGCGGATGATGTGGGGGGAGCATCCTTTGGCGCAGCCGGTGATCGGTTTTCCGCAAACGATTCGCACTTTTCAGCGTGAAGACCTCGTTCATTGGTATCAGCGTTATTACACCCCGGATAATCTGGTGATCTGTGTTGCCGGTCCGGTAGATGCTCAGCAGGTTTTTAAGGCGGTTGCCCATTCCTGGGGCGCGTGGCAGGGCCAGTGTCAGGGAAACTTTGAACGGTTTTCAGCACAGAGGGTATCGGGCGCTTCTTCACACAGTTATTGGGTCAAGGATTCCGACTCGCAGGTGGCGATTCAGTTGGCGTGGCGCACCGATGGACGGCACAGCAGCACCTCTCTCGGGCTGCGGGCGTTACGTCAGGTGCTCGGCGATGGTGGTGCCTGTCGGCTGATGCAGAGTTTGCGGGAGGATTCCGGTTTGACCTACAGCGTGGATGCCAGTCTGGAAGAGTATGCCGACTGCGGCTGTTTCTCCATTGATCTGTCCACCGATCCCGACAATCTGGTTGCGGTGGTGGAGGTGTTGCTCAAAGAAGCCGCTCTGGTTCATCAACCGGTCAGCGAGGATGAACTGCAACGGGTGGTGCAACGGGTGCACTACCGACTCGATTTCAGTCGTGACAATGTCGAGGATCTGGCCTCGCGCTATGGCTGGGGAGAGCTGACCGGTTGCATGCGAACATTGGCGGATGAAGCGCGTTGCTGGCAGAGCGTCAACTCGGCGTCCGTGCTTGATGCCGCGCGCACCTGCCTGTGCCCGGAGCGCATGTACTTTGTTTGTGTCGGGCCCTGGCGC